In one window of Arachis ipaensis cultivar K30076 chromosome B06, Araip1.1, whole genome shotgun sequence DNA:
- the LOC107647391 gene encoding uncharacterized protein LOC107647391 — MAETMFNCKSCLNVSSTTPNSDLQTIEVGEETHSQPLEIAPIAVSLSSSLKEELLKDYYIYVLSDNDCPPEPKNQAGEGSFPRKTEPESPSNAATCPRQWEDDVPSFSFRISPPASQPTPPSQVTVTQPSRPFQPMVSKLEVLADVVIDAGVTAALKFVEATSAEPSFTAAEVYKTPEKEITEELKEKCYHLMTLVKETKDNTDEYDPLFILNHQANFEGLRHDFMSLMPRQHVESMVVNTHFMILNDIKCSRFEKDIYCVPMDIVMFMLGNHGGDYIDPKTKKAYRFDVDRYAHQRQFLNKRKLTSDPFLFVPICNGGHWWLWIVNV, encoded by the exons ATGGCGGAGACAATGTTCAACTGT AAATCGTGTTTAAATGTTAGTAGCACTACACCTAATTCTGACCTACAAACCATTGAGGTTGGAGAAGAAACTCATTCTCAACCTTTAgaaat AGCTCCTATTGCGGTGTCTCTTTCGAGTTCTCTTAAGGAAGAGTTACTAAAAGATTACTATATCTATGTCCTTTCTGATAATGA CTGCCCTCCGGAACCCAAAAACCAGGCCGGCGAGGGATCGTTCCCGAGGAAGACAGAGCCAGAATCTCCTTCGAATGC TGCTACTTGTCCTCGGCAATGGGAAGATGATGTGCCTTCCTTCAGCTTTAGGATAAGTCCCCCAGCATCTCAACCAACGCCCCCGTCTCAAGTCACAGTGACTCAACCAAGTCGGCCCTTTCAGCCGATGGTGTCAAAGCTTGAAGTCCTGGCAGACGTGGTGATAGATGCTGGGGTGACAGCAGCATTGAAGTTTGTTGAAGCAACAAGTGCCGAGCCGAGCTTCACCGCTGCCGAAGTTTACAAAACTCCAGAGAAAGAAATCACAGAGGAGTTGAAGGAGAAGTGTTATCATTTGATGACACTTGTGAAAGAAACCAAAGATAATACCGATGAATATGACCCCTTATTCATCTTGAACCATCAAGCAAATTTTGAGGGCCTTAGACATGATTTCATGTCTCTAATGCCCAGACAACAtgtggaaagcatg GTGGTCAATACACATTTCATGATTCTCAACGACATAAAATGTTCCCGGTTTGAGAAAGATATATACTGCGTGCCGATGGATATTGTG ATGTTTATGTTGGGAAACCATGGCGGGGATTACATTGATCCGAAGACCAAGAAGGCCTACCGCTTTGATGTCGATCGATATGCACACCAACGCCAGTTTCTTAACAAAAGAAAACTCACATCGGATCCATTT CTATTTGTACCAATTTGCAATGGAGGGCACTGGTGGTTGTGGATTGTCAATGTCTAA
- the LOC107647389 gene encoding protein FAR1-RELATED SEQUENCE 5-like — MAIRVLALLHGSQGTKRHSHQAMCIDVKDHRDVHSNNNHRWCIWHIMKKMPNKLNSYKRHEEIEQEMSHVVWNSYTKDAFDRNWNDFLTGYDLGGNKWLLELYEDRHIWIPVYLDHHFWARMRNTQRSESMHAFFDKFITRNSSQSQFVKQYDNCLASREQREREFDAADFHTVIPCATKSAIEVQFQHVYIHKKFREVQGQFRGKVNCITRSMHSTLGFTTYEVVEQVSNSKFNKFFVTYDVVSRELNLLDGGPTIQSSSSFYNAPDMNYTR; from the exons atggctattCGAGTGTTGGCTCTGTTGCATGGGAGCCAAggcaccaaaaggcattctcaccAAGCAATGTGCATCGATGTAAAGGACCATCGAGATGTGCATTCCAACAACAATCACCGTTGGTGCatctggcacatcatgaagaagatgccaaacaaACTAAACAGTTACAAGCGACACGAAGAAATCGAACAAGAGATGAGCCACGTCGTTTGGAACTCGTACACAAAAGACGCATTTGACAGAAACTGGAACGATTTCCTTACAGGGTACGACCTCGGAGGCAACAAGTGGCTCTTAG AGCTGTACGAGGATCGGCATATATGGATTCCAGTTTACCTGGATCATCACTTCTGGGCCAGGATGAGAaacacacaaaggagcgagagcatgcacgCATTTTTTGACAAGTTCATCACACGCAACAGCTCCCAGAGTCAATTTGTGAAGCAATACGACAATTGCCTAGCAAGCAgagagcaaagagagagagaatttgacgCTGCAGATTTTCACACCGTGATACCATGTgcaacaaaatcagcaatagaGGTGCAATTTCAGCATGTGTATATCCACAAGAAGTTCAGAGAAGTTCAAGGacaattcagaggaaaggtgAACTGCATTACAAGATCAATGCATTCCACCTTAGGTTTCACAACATACGAAGTTGTAGAGCAGGTTTCCAACTCCAAATTCAACAAGTTTTTCGTCACCTATGACGTAGTATCACGAGAG TTGAATCTTTTAGACGGCGGACCAACGATTCAATCAAGTTCCAGCTTTTACAATGCACCGGATATGAATTATACCAGATAG